A DNA window from Thermococcus sp. 4557 contains the following coding sequences:
- the serK gene encoding L-serine kinase SerK — protein MGVEKVPKYDIPTVKVDYVFIELDKMKPHEQLVQKELEAFIESVTGSGLFWKPMLLAKVPGEDMYLIVDGHHRWAGLQKLGAKKAPSVILDYFSDDVKVYTWYPAFKGNLEEVLERLKAEGLEVIEDPEAEEKAERGEIAFAIVGEKVFAVPGGLDEQKKVSKVLDEMSVEGKIELIYYGLKEDAREDMGKGEIDYVFIRKAPSKEEVMELVKRGEVYSPKTTRHVLPFNPDKIDVKLEELF, from the coding sequence ATGGGAGTTGAAAAGGTTCCGAAGTACGACATCCCGACCGTTAAGGTTGACTACGTTTTTATCGAGCTCGACAAGATGAAGCCCCACGAGCAGCTCGTCCAGAAGGAGCTCGAGGCCTTCATCGAGAGCGTCACCGGTTCCGGCCTCTTCTGGAAGCCCATGCTCCTCGCCAAGGTTCCCGGTGAAGACATGTACCTCATCGTCGACGGTCACCACCGCTGGGCCGGCCTCCAGAAGCTCGGCGCCAAGAAGGCTCCGTCAGTCATCCTCGACTACTTCAGCGACGACGTCAAGGTCTACACCTGGTACCCGGCCTTCAAGGGGAACCTTGAGGAAGTTCTCGAGAGGCTCAAGGCCGAGGGGCTCGAGGTCATAGAAGATCCAGAGGCCGAGGAGAAGGCCGAGAGAGGCGAGATTGCCTTCGCCATCGTTGGTGAGAAGGTCTTCGCCGTTCCGGGCGGGCTTGATGAGCAGAAGAAGGTCAGCAAGGTCCTCGACGAGATGAGCGTCGAGGGTAAAATCGAGCTCATCTACTACGGCCTCAAGGAGGACGCGAGGGAGGACATGGGCAAGGGCGAGATCGACTACGTCTTCATCAGGAAGGCCCCGAGCAAAGAAGAGGTCATGGAGCTCGTCAAGCGCGGTGAGGTCTACTCTCCGAAGACCACCAGGCACGTCCTACCCTTCAACCCGGACAAGATCGACGTCAAGCTTGAGGAGCTGTTCTGA
- a CDS encoding DUF763 domain-containing protein, producing the protein MRNIADLPLHGGHVPAWLARRMRKLTRLVLILAVEEYGTKGLLERLSDPVWFQAFNNVIGMDWDSSGSTTVTAGMIKDALWREELGVKAAGGKGKKSRATPEELKTIAELYELDPEPYVRTSRLVAKVDTVALQTGYQLYHHVFFLDEEGHWAVIQQGMNERERMARRFHWFDAETFTLDPHKAISGLRREFALNTVSKESREYQKTLLDVVQENPVKIERELESLKAIAKGYRPLVYYKPRDLDEVSILRRYESLGRFELNKRALEFARELSVNNYEEFLLLKGLGPSTLRALSLVLELVYDVHPSWKDPVTHPPDPFKFTYAVGGKDRVPFPIDKPAYDELISFLEELVSRHPEEKALVRNVTKITKNWKFPEGEKRAT; encoded by the coding sequence ATGAGAAACATAGCGGATTTGCCCCTCCACGGCGGCCACGTTCCGGCGTGGCTGGCCCGGAGAATGAGGAAGCTCACCCGGTTAGTGTTAATTCTGGCGGTCGAGGAGTACGGAACGAAGGGTCTCCTCGAGAGGCTCTCCGACCCGGTCTGGTTTCAGGCCTTCAACAACGTCATCGGGATGGACTGGGACTCCTCGGGCTCAACCACCGTGACGGCTGGCATGATAAAGGACGCCCTCTGGAGGGAGGAGCTGGGGGTTAAAGCTGCCGGGGGCAAGGGAAAGAAGAGCCGGGCAACACCGGAGGAGCTGAAAACCATAGCAGAACTCTACGAACTCGACCCCGAGCCCTACGTAAGAACTTCACGGCTGGTCGCCAAGGTTGACACGGTTGCGCTCCAGACCGGCTACCAGCTCTACCACCACGTCTTCTTCCTCGATGAGGAGGGCCACTGGGCGGTGATACAGCAGGGTATGAACGAGAGGGAGAGGATGGCGAGGCGCTTCCACTGGTTCGACGCCGAGACCTTCACCCTCGACCCCCACAAGGCCATCTCCGGGCTCAGGAGGGAGTTCGCCCTCAACACTGTCTCGAAGGAGTCGAGGGAGTATCAGAAGACGCTCCTCGATGTGGTTCAAGAGAACCCGGTTAAGATAGAGCGCGAGCTGGAGAGCCTGAAAGCTATAGCCAAGGGCTACCGTCCGCTCGTTTACTACAAGCCCCGCGACCTCGATGAGGTTTCCATCCTGAGGCGCTACGAGAGCCTCGGAAGGTTTGAGCTGAACAAGAGGGCTCTGGAGTTTGCCCGGGAGCTGAGCGTGAATAACTACGAGGAGTTCCTCCTTCTGAAGGGCCTCGGGCCGAGCACGCTTAGGGCCCTGTCGCTCGTTCTGGAGCTCGTCTACGACGTCCACCCGAGCTGGAAGGATCCAGTAACTCACCCGCCCGACCCCTTCAAGTTCACATACGCCGTCGGAGGCAAGGACCGCGTTCCCTTCCCGATAGACAAGCCCGCCTACGATGAACTCATCTCCTTCCTCGAGGAGCTCGTCTCAAGGCATCCAGAGGAGAAAGCCCTCGTGAGGAACGTGACGAAGATAACCAAAAACTGGAAGTTCCCGGAGGGGGAGAAGAGGGCGACGTAA